The Acidimicrobiales bacterium DNA segment CGCGCCGCCTGCCCGCTGCCCGTCCTCCGCAAGGACTTCACGGTCTCCGCCCACGACGTGGCCGACGCCCGCCTGATGGGCGCCGACGCCGTCCTCCTGATCGCCGCCGCCCTCGACGACGCCGCCCTGTCCGGCTTCCTGGACCTCGCCCGGTCCCTCGGCCTCGACGCGCTGGTCGAGGTCCACGACGAGGCCGAGGTGGACCGGGCGCTGGCCGCCGGCGCGGACCTCGTCGGGGTCAACCAGCGGGACCTCGTCACCTTCGAGGTCGACCGGGAGCGGGCCGCCCGACTCGCCCCGCTCCTGCCCGCCGGGGTGGTGCGGGTGGCCGAGTCGGGGGTCGCCGGCCCGGCCGACGCCGCCGCCCTGGCGGCCGCCGGCTACCACGCCGTGCTCGTGGGGGAGTGGTTGGTCCGCTCGGGCGACCCCGCCGCCGCCGTACGCTCGTTGCGGTGTTCGTGAAGATCTGCGGGGTGACGAGCGAGGAGGACGCCCTCCTCGCGGTGGCGCTCGGGGCCGACGCCGTCGGCTTCGTGTTCGCCCCGTCGCGCCGCCAGGTCACCGCCGAGCGGGCGAGGGACATCGCCCGCCGGCTGCCGCCCGAGGTGCTGACCGTCGGGGTGTTCCGGGACGAGGCCCCCCAGCGGGTGGTCGACCTCGTCCACACCGCCGGCCTGCGGGCCGTCCAGCTGCACGGCCACGAGACCCCCGAGCAGGCCCGCTGGGTGCGGGCCAGGGTCCCCTTCCTGATCCAGGCCTTCCCGGGCGGCGACCCGGCCCTCGCCAGGGCGGCCGACTACGGCGCCGACGCCGTCCTCGTCGACTCGGCATCCCCGGGCTCGGGCGAGGTGTGGGACTGGTCGCTGGCCGAGGGCGCC contains these protein-coding regions:
- a CDS encoding phosphoribosylanthranilate isomerase; protein product: MFVKICGVTSEEDALLAVALGADAVGFVFAPSRRQVTAERARDIARRLPPEVLTVGVFRDEAPQRVVDLVHTAGLRAVQLHGHETPEQARWVRARVPFLIQAFPGGDPALARAADYGADAVLVDSASPGSGEVWDWSLAEGAPSGHRVILAGGLTPGNVAGAVARVRPWGVDVASGVESSPGRKDPVKVRAFVAAARAAEPPAYRGGDEPPYDWEDETS
- a CDS encoding indole-3-glycerol phosphate synthase TrpC, which codes for MATYLDRILAAHRSAAAAEPRQLDGLVARAAAEPPCRSFRSAIAAAAAGDARPAVVAEVKRRSPSRGDLAPGLDPAGLAAAYAAGGAACLSVLTDAEFFGGSPADLAAARAACPLPVLRKDFTVSAHDVADARLMGADAVLLIAAALDDAALSGFLDLARSLGLDALVEVHDEAEVDRALAAGADLVGVNQRDLVTFEVDRERAARLAPLLPAGVVRVAESGVAGPADAAALAAAGYHAVLVGEWLVRSGDPAAAVRSLRCS